The following proteins come from a genomic window of Pyxidicoccus sp. MSG2:
- a CDS encoding AAA family ATPase produces the protein MLKLQWLQVHQFRSVQPGTRLSFSPSLNVLLGENGTGKTMLLELVAAVASSDFSALKAESFDLEYELTSDTGRITVRVRNEAGEGGTGLVMDLVVAPGDMAWPLVIHREGQQVTVSRQDDTSDVVHERIAPEVGGRLWLVLMSGGIAWVEKTGEGAAAVEPLLAMAREVSAQAGLGRFDEGLGYFDQLYQVELRLSRRAEGVLATGTGLASEDLLDGLRKVAAAQWGSARYVLPAESIPFLRDAARLLGFVSAEALLAPLESQPQGRYETLSLGHLELVFTGPGGKRVSARELGYGQKRFVAFLHYLAHARAVVVADELAHALHPRQLRAGLEQLGARQAFLTSQSPLLLDSLKFDSAEHVRGTFVRCRREDGTGVLVWEDLSPDAAEDFFTAYRAASQRVGELLQARGLW, from the coding sequence ATGCTCAAGCTCCAGTGGCTCCAGGTCCACCAGTTCCGCTCCGTGCAGCCCGGGACGCGGCTGTCGTTCAGCCCGTCCCTCAACGTGCTCCTGGGAGAGAACGGCACCGGGAAGACGATGCTGCTGGAGCTGGTCGCGGCCGTCGCCAGCTCCGACTTCAGCGCCCTCAAGGCCGAGTCGTTCGACCTCGAATACGAGCTGACCTCCGACACCGGCCGCATCACCGTGCGCGTGCGCAACGAGGCGGGGGAGGGCGGCACCGGGCTCGTCATGGACCTGGTCGTCGCGCCGGGGGACATGGCGTGGCCGCTCGTCATCCACCGCGAGGGACAGCAGGTCACCGTCTCCCGCCAGGACGACACCTCGGACGTCGTCCACGAGCGCATTGCCCCCGAGGTGGGTGGGCGGCTGTGGCTCGTCCTCATGTCCGGCGGCATCGCCTGGGTGGAGAAGACGGGCGAGGGCGCCGCCGCCGTGGAGCCGCTGCTCGCCATGGCCCGCGAGGTGTCCGCCCAGGCTGGCCTGGGCCGCTTCGACGAGGGGCTCGGCTACTTCGACCAGCTGTACCAGGTGGAGCTGCGCCTCTCGCGCCGCGCGGAAGGGGTGCTCGCCACCGGCACCGGCCTCGCGTCGGAGGACCTGCTGGACGGGCTGCGCAAGGTGGCCGCCGCGCAGTGGGGCTCCGCCCGGTATGTGCTCCCCGCCGAGAGCATCCCCTTCCTCCGCGACGCCGCGCGGCTGCTCGGCTTCGTCTCCGCGGAGGCGCTCCTGGCCCCGCTGGAGTCCCAGCCCCAGGGCCGGTACGAGACGCTGTCGCTTGGCCACCTGGAGCTGGTCTTCACCGGGCCGGGTGGGAAGCGCGTCTCCGCGCGGGAGCTGGGCTACGGCCAGAAGCGCTTCGTGGCCTTCCTGCACTACCTGGCCCATGCGCGCGCCGTGGTGGTGGCCGACGAGCTGGCCCACGCCCTCCATCCCCGGCAGCTCCGCGCGGGCCTCGAGCAGCTCGGTGCCCGGCAGGCCTTCCTCACCAGCCAGAGCCCGCTCCTGCTCGACAGCCTCAAGTTCGACTCGGCCGAGCACGTGCGTGGCACCTTCGTACGTTGCCGCCGCGAGGACGGCACTGGCGTGCTCGTCTGGGAGGACCTGTCCCCCGATGCCGCCGAGGACTTCTTCACCGCGTACCGCGCCGCCTCCCAGCGCGTGGGCGAGCTGCTCCAGGCCCGCGGGCTCTGGTAG
- a CDS encoding alpha/beta fold hydrolase, which produces MPMLSVNGTELHYEDTGGSGPPIIFSHGLLWSTRLYDPQVDALRGRYRCIAYDHRGQGRSAVPPESVIDMETLYLDAIGLIEKLGVKPCHFVGLSMGGFIGMRLAARRPDLLRSLVLLETSADPEPLANVPRYTLLNLIARLAGVRPVADPVMRIMFGKGFLSDPNRAEERALWRARLLENRKDVWRAVNGVIKRRAVSAELPSIKVPTLVVVGEEDVATVPAKAERLHQLIPGSRLVRLPRGGHSVTVEEPALVNATLGTFLDAQSEQSAAQAG; this is translated from the coding sequence ATGCCGATGCTGTCCGTCAATGGAACCGAGCTCCACTACGAGGACACAGGGGGCTCCGGGCCGCCCATCATCTTCAGCCATGGGCTGCTGTGGAGCACCCGGCTGTATGACCCGCAGGTGGACGCGCTGCGAGGCCGCTACCGCTGCATCGCGTATGACCACCGGGGGCAGGGCCGCAGCGCGGTGCCGCCGGAGAGCGTCATCGACATGGAGACGCTGTACCTGGATGCGATTGGCCTCATCGAGAAGCTCGGCGTGAAGCCGTGCCACTTCGTGGGCCTGTCCATGGGGGGCTTCATCGGCATGCGGCTGGCGGCGCGCAGGCCGGACCTGCTGCGCTCGCTGGTGCTGCTGGAGACGTCCGCCGACCCCGAGCCCCTGGCCAACGTGCCGCGCTACACGCTGCTCAACCTCATCGCCCGGCTCGCGGGCGTGCGGCCGGTGGCGGACCCGGTGATGCGCATCATGTTCGGCAAGGGCTTCCTGAGCGACCCGAACCGCGCCGAGGAGCGGGCCCTGTGGCGTGCGCGGCTGCTGGAGAACCGCAAGGACGTCTGGCGCGCCGTCAACGGCGTCATCAAGCGCCGCGCCGTGAGCGCCGAGCTTCCCAGCATCAAGGTGCCCACGCTCGTCGTCGTGGGCGAGGAGGACGTGGCCACCGTCCCCGCGAAGGCCGAGCGCCTCCACCAGCTCATCCCCGGCTCGCGCCTGGTGCGGCTGCCGCGCGGGGGACACTCCGTCACCGTGGAGGAGCCCGCGCTCGTCAACGCCACCCTGGGCACCTTCCTCGACGCGCAGTCCGAGCAGTCCGCGGCGCAGGCGGGCTGA
- a CDS encoding DUF427 domain-containing protein: protein MPVAKWNGVVIAESPRCEKVEGNCYFPVEAIRREYFRTSDTHTVCPWKGTASYYDVVVDGQVNKDAAWYYPEPKAAASNITGHVAFWRGVTVEG, encoded by the coding sequence ATGCCAGTGGCGAAGTGGAACGGGGTGGTGATTGCGGAGAGCCCGCGCTGCGAGAAGGTGGAAGGCAACTGCTACTTCCCGGTCGAGGCCATCCGCCGCGAGTACTTCCGCACGAGCGACACGCACACCGTCTGCCCGTGGAAGGGGACGGCGAGCTACTACGACGTCGTCGTCGACGGGCAGGTGAACAAGGACGCGGCCTGGTACTACCCGGAGCCGAAGGCCGCCGCGTCCAACATCACCGGCCACGTGGCCTTCTGGCGCGGAGTCACGGTGGAGGGCTGA
- a CDS encoding HEAT repeat domain-containing protein, with protein MAEVRKLTGGLGGLTEIISDRAELAKGAQLFDGKQLSNLSRYENRLFADALGSGASPYKVSLVFGDGREVKGRCSCMAARSRPFCKHAAALLVAWARAPEAFVTTDAAPAGGSDGTKKKSVKKGKAEAADLMKAGVAQVSTLVRELGLSGVVSLGADRPEQVRQLGEVLRANGLRRLAARTVEVAGLLDLAVARTGTFEAPVYADLVADMLLTVRKVEKHLGGETLEDRYVEELIGKTWTKKDRAPVEGLTLVEYAFTTRTTPDNFLVRESRFVDLASGKHYAEKQILPAFLKSVEPKKSHAGLVLEGAKGGQYPGFAPHRLDLDDEARKLPLDGAALRRLVEVALPDVGAALAAFQEHRKDVFAPDLLPVTLRVETLLASGQRSQLVDSGDRGLFLPGDAALEEPLAAALEGAKLKVVLGDVGLEAALPTLFPLAVVVETPEGLELRGLGRLEGEAFTSRRRGGSKPAAAPVAVPRSGWSDAARAAGASRAAIALAEVRDELAEKFANGLPALSTRAVEPLVARLRELGLEKPGALLETLAGRPDAGERLDDFIKVYQVLGIALVRLAGAVQVDGGALQPVPTHPSIHVRRPEVPLPPGEALLKRARRELTRYEAAAHAAHFYASMKPDALLGELYPAWSDGAASAFVARAVAQGSRDKALAVAKTALAEHHSRMVRRTAIRVLGMLGGTEARQLLDALTRKGHDAGLRLFAREVLEDVRAREAGPEAVATLLKTRRERIHAYTQRALTEPTKEARRGAVDQLEGVGLTVAWPVLRQVLYGDPAREVRNRAAMALAWLGDAEVLERFVASVEARGGDDEEAKTATYALGVLGDVRGAETLLAAFVDGWKPGVVSESLKTFGLAMLGPAVRLAEIRPEAVERQALRNLFEKFPGDALAEELLQRMRASREHPEFLSRCAVYLKLAAENAHGAGKHVAQVMLGVPEVAADKALSRTAKKLLGVKT; from the coding sequence GGCGAAGGGCGCGCAGCTCTTCGACGGCAAGCAGCTCTCCAATCTGTCCCGGTATGAGAACCGGCTCTTCGCGGACGCGCTGGGCTCGGGGGCTTCGCCGTACAAGGTGTCGCTGGTGTTCGGCGACGGGCGCGAGGTGAAGGGACGCTGCTCGTGCATGGCGGCGCGCTCGCGGCCCTTCTGCAAACACGCGGCGGCGCTGCTGGTGGCGTGGGCCCGCGCGCCGGAGGCCTTCGTCACCACGGACGCGGCGCCCGCGGGCGGCTCGGACGGCACGAAGAAGAAGAGCGTCAAGAAGGGCAAGGCCGAGGCGGCGGACCTGATGAAGGCAGGCGTGGCGCAAGTGTCCACGCTGGTGCGGGAGCTGGGCCTGTCGGGCGTGGTGTCGCTGGGCGCGGACCGGCCGGAGCAGGTGCGCCAGCTCGGAGAGGTGCTGCGGGCCAATGGCCTGCGCCGGCTGGCGGCGCGCACGGTGGAGGTGGCGGGGCTGCTGGACCTCGCGGTGGCGCGCACGGGCACCTTCGAGGCGCCGGTGTACGCGGACCTGGTGGCGGACATGCTGCTCACCGTGCGCAAGGTGGAGAAGCACCTGGGCGGCGAGACACTGGAGGACCGCTACGTCGAGGAGCTGATTGGCAAGACGTGGACGAAGAAGGACCGCGCACCGGTGGAGGGACTGACGCTGGTGGAGTACGCCTTCACCACGCGCACCACGCCGGACAACTTCCTCGTGCGCGAGAGCCGCTTCGTGGACCTCGCTTCCGGGAAGCACTACGCGGAGAAGCAGATTCTCCCCGCGTTCCTCAAGAGCGTGGAGCCGAAGAAGAGCCACGCGGGGCTGGTGCTGGAAGGGGCGAAGGGCGGCCAGTACCCGGGCTTCGCGCCGCACCGGCTGGATTTGGACGATGAGGCGCGGAAGCTGCCGCTGGACGGCGCTGCGCTGCGGCGGCTGGTGGAGGTGGCGCTGCCGGACGTGGGCGCCGCGCTGGCGGCCTTCCAGGAGCACCGCAAGGACGTCTTCGCGCCGGACCTGCTGCCGGTGACGCTCCGGGTGGAGACGCTGCTGGCCAGCGGACAGCGCTCGCAGTTGGTGGACTCCGGGGACCGGGGCCTGTTCCTCCCGGGGGACGCGGCGCTGGAGGAACCCCTGGCCGCGGCGCTGGAGGGCGCGAAGCTGAAGGTGGTGCTGGGAGACGTGGGCCTGGAGGCGGCGCTGCCCACGCTGTTCCCCCTCGCGGTGGTGGTGGAGACGCCGGAGGGGCTGGAGTTGCGCGGCCTGGGACGGCTGGAGGGAGAGGCCTTCACGTCGCGCCGTCGGGGTGGCTCGAAGCCGGCGGCGGCGCCGGTGGCGGTGCCCCGGAGCGGGTGGTCGGACGCGGCGCGGGCGGCGGGCGCGTCGCGCGCGGCCATTGCCCTGGCGGAGGTGCGGGACGAGCTGGCGGAGAAGTTCGCCAACGGGTTGCCCGCGCTGTCCACGCGCGCGGTGGAGCCGCTGGTGGCGCGGCTGCGGGAGCTGGGGCTGGAGAAGCCGGGGGCGCTGCTGGAGACGCTGGCCGGAAGGCCCGACGCGGGGGAGCGGCTGGACGACTTCATCAAGGTGTATCAGGTGCTCGGCATCGCCCTGGTGCGGCTGGCGGGCGCGGTGCAGGTGGACGGCGGCGCGCTGCAGCCGGTGCCCACGCACCCGAGCATCCACGTGCGCAGGCCCGAGGTGCCGCTGCCTCCAGGCGAGGCGCTGCTGAAGCGGGCGCGCCGCGAGCTGACGCGCTACGAGGCGGCGGCCCACGCGGCGCACTTCTACGCGAGCATGAAGCCGGACGCGCTGCTGGGTGAGCTGTACCCGGCCTGGAGCGACGGCGCGGCCAGTGCCTTCGTGGCGCGCGCGGTGGCGCAGGGCTCGCGGGACAAGGCGCTGGCAGTGGCGAAGACGGCCCTGGCCGAGCACCACAGCCGCATGGTGCGCCGCACGGCGATTCGCGTGCTGGGAATGCTGGGCGGCACTGAAGCGCGGCAGCTCCTGGATGCGCTCACGCGCAAGGGGCACGACGCGGGCCTGCGGCTGTTCGCGCGTGAGGTGCTGGAAGACGTGCGGGCGCGCGAGGCGGGCCCGGAGGCCGTGGCGACGCTGCTGAAGACGCGCCGTGAGCGCATCCACGCGTATACGCAGCGGGCGCTGACGGAGCCGACGAAGGAGGCCCGCCGGGGGGCGGTGGACCAGCTCGAGGGCGTGGGGCTGACGGTGGCGTGGCCGGTGCTGCGGCAGGTGCTGTACGGAGACCCGGCACGCGAGGTGCGCAACCGCGCGGCCATGGCCCTGGCGTGGCTGGGGGACGCGGAGGTGCTGGAGCGCTTCGTCGCCAGCGTGGAGGCGCGCGGCGGGGACGACGAGGAGGCGAAGACGGCGACGTATGCCCTCGGCGTGCTGGGCGACGTGCGCGGGGCGGAGACGTTGCTGGCGGCCTTCGTGGACGGCTGGAAGCCGGGCGTGGTGTCCGAGTCGCTGAAGACGTTCGGCCTCGCCATGCTCGGGCCCGCTGTGCGGCTGGCGGAAATCCGCCCGGAGGCGGTGGAGCGCCAGGCGCTGCGCAACCTGTTCGAGAAGTTCCCCGGCGACGCGCTGGCGGAGGAGCTGCTCCAGCGGATGAGGGCCTCGCGCGAGCACCCGGAGTTCCTCTCCCGGTGCGCGGTGTACCTCAAGCTCGCGGCGGAGAACGCGCACGGCGCCGGGAAGCACGTGGCCCAGGTGATGCTGGGCGTGCCCGAGGTGGCCGCGGACAAGGCGCTGTCCCGCACGGCGAAGAAGCTGCTGGGGGTGAAGACTTAG